In Buchnera aphidicola (Kaburagia rhusicola ensigallis), the following are encoded in one genomic region:
- the tkt gene encoding transketolase: MCSRKKLADAIRVLSMDAVQKAQSGHPGMPMGMADIAEVLWRDFLKHNPCNPLWNNRDRFVLSNGHGSMLLYSLLHLTGYDLSLEELKSFRQLHSKTPGHPEIGHTPGVEMTTGPLGQGLATAVGMAIAERTLGMVFNRPDYNIVDHYTWVFVGDGCLMEGISHEVCSLAGTLKLGKLIVFYDNNGISIDGNVSNWFTDNTGKRFESYHWHVIYDVDGHNPNSISDAIQKSVLIKDRPSLIMCKTIIGFGSPNRAGTKDSHGSPLGELEVDLTRKNLKWSFPPFFIPQEIYESWNFVVQGKLLEDEWNKNFLKYKKVYPSLANEYIRRINHIIPNSWEENCNQFIHKLCLDINDIATRVASQNALEFFNTLLPEMIGGSADLAPSNLSMWSGSKSISEDVSGNYIHYGVREFGMTAIANGLFHHGGFIPYTSTFLVFSDYARNAIRMAALMNTQHIFVYTHDSIGLGEDGPTHQPVEQLSTLRLIPNVNVWRPCDQVETAIAWKLALEHKSGPTALILSRQNLLHVSRSLIETNNISRGGYILRDNSFDNNINAIIIATGSEVSIALSVYDKLIKKGYRIRIVSMPSTNVFDQQDHCYRELVLPKSVTKRISIEAGVSDYWYKYVGLYGIAFGVNSFGYSASSDELFKKFGFSVKDIVEKIVKLLSS, from the coding sequence ATGTGTTCGAGAAAAAAATTAGCTGATGCTATTAGAGTATTAAGCATGGATGCAGTACAAAAAGCACAATCTGGACATCCAGGTATGCCAATGGGTATGGCTGATATTGCTGAAGTATTATGGAGAGATTTTTTAAAACATAATCCATGTAATCCATTATGGAATAATAGAGATCGCTTTGTTCTTTCTAATGGACATGGTTCTATGCTTCTATATAGCTTATTACATCTTACGGGATATGATTTATCGTTAGAAGAATTAAAATCTTTTAGACAATTACACTCAAAAACTCCTGGTCATCCTGAAATAGGACATACTCCTGGAGTAGAAATGACTACAGGCCCGTTAGGGCAAGGTTTAGCTACTGCGGTAGGAATGGCAATCGCTGAACGTACATTAGGCATGGTTTTTAATCGACCTGATTATAACATAGTAGATCATTATACTTGGGTATTTGTTGGTGACGGTTGTTTAATGGAAGGAATTTCGCATGAAGTGTGTTCCTTAGCTGGTACTCTGAAGTTAGGGAAATTAATTGTATTTTATGATAATAATGGTATATCTATTGATGGGAATGTAAGCAATTGGTTTACAGATAATACAGGAAAACGATTTGAATCTTATCATTGGCATGTAATATATGACGTTGATGGACATAATCCTAATTCTATTTCTGATGCTATACAAAAATCTGTATTAATAAAAGATCGACCTTCTTTAATCATGTGTAAAACTATTATTGGTTTTGGATCACCTAATCGAGCTGGTACAAAAGATTCTCATGGATCGCCATTAGGTGAATTAGAAGTTGATTTAACTAGAAAAAATTTAAAATGGAGTTTTCCTCCATTTTTTATACCGCAAGAAATTTATGAGAGTTGGAATTTTGTAGTGCAAGGAAAATTGTTAGAAGATGAGTGGAATAAAAACTTCTTAAAATATAAAAAAGTATATCCTAGTTTAGCAAATGAATATATTCGTCGTATAAATCACATTATTCCAAATTCATGGGAAGAAAATTGCAATCAATTTATTCATAAGTTGTGTCTTGATATTAACGATATAGCGACTAGAGTTGCTTCTCAAAATGCTTTAGAGTTTTTTAATACGTTATTACCAGAGATGATTGGTGGATCAGCTGATTTAGCTCCGAGTAATCTCAGTATGTGGTCTGGTTCTAAATCTATCTCGGAGGATGTGTCTGGAAATTATATTCATTATGGAGTTCGCGAATTTGGAATGACTGCTATTGCAAATGGATTGTTCCATCATGGGGGATTCATTCCTTATACTTCTACTTTTTTAGTTTTCTCCGATTATGCTCGTAATGCGATACGTATGGCTGCATTAATGAACACGCAACATATTTTTGTTTATACTCATGATTCTATAGGATTAGGAGAAGATGGTCCTACACATCAACCTGTAGAACAATTGTCTACTCTCCGTTTAATTCCTAATGTGAATGTATGGAGACCTTGTGATCAGGTAGAAACTGCAATAGCATGGAAGTTAGCATTAGAACATAAGTCCGGTCCGACAGCTTTGATATTATCTCGTCAAAATTTATTGCATGTTTCTAGGAGTTTGATAGAAACAAACAATATTTCTCGTGGAGGATATATTTTAAGAGATAATAGTTTTGATAACAATATTAATGCGATTATCATTGCTACTGGATCAGAAGTGAGTATTGCTCTTTCTGTTTATGATAAATTAATTAAAAAAGGTTATCGTATTAGAATCGTTTCTATGCCATCAACTAATGTTTTTGATCAACAAGATCATTGTTATAGAGAATTAGTATTACCTAAGTCTGTTACTAAACGTATTTCAATTGAGGCAGGAGTATCTGATTATTGGTATAAATATGTAGGATTATATGGAATAGCTTTTGGAGTTAATTCTTTTGGGTATTCAGCTTCTTCCGATGAATTGTTTAAAAAGTTTGGGTTTAGTGTTAAAGATATAGTAGAGAAAATAGTAAAATTATTAAGTTCATAA
- the dapA gene encoding 4-hydroxy-tetrahydrodipicolinate synthase, whose amino-acid sequence MFKGSIVALITPMDENGNICQTSLKKLINYHVENGTTAIVSVGTTGESATLSQEEHIEVIMLTLKISNHRIPIIAGTGSNATSEAISLTKKFESSGVSACLTVTPYYNRPTQKGLYEHFKAIAKNTHLPQILYNVPIRTGCDLIPETVIKLSQLHNIIGIKEATGDLSRVQKIKTLVNEKFLLISGDDATALDFVQLGGQGVISVTANIAAKEMTKIYNLALKKDFTSARLLNNYLMLLHRSLFKEPNPIPVKWLAKKIGLIKTDTLRLPLTPISKQTSLILEAALKFSNISTYKKFFMNSKK is encoded by the coding sequence ATGTTTAAAGGAAGTATCGTTGCACTTATAACACCAATGGATGAAAACGGTAATATTTGTCAAACTAGTCTAAAAAAACTAATTAATTACCACGTTGAAAATGGAACAACAGCAATTGTTTCTGTCGGAACAACTGGAGAATCAGCAACTTTAAGTCAAGAAGAACACATTGAAGTAATAATGCTTACATTAAAAATATCTAATCATCGCATCCCAATTATAGCTGGAACAGGATCAAATGCAACATCAGAAGCTATTTCATTAACAAAAAAGTTTGAATCATCAGGAGTATCAGCATGTTTAACTGTAACTCCTTATTATAACCGCCCTACACAGAAAGGACTGTACGAACATTTTAAAGCTATTGCCAAAAACACACACTTACCTCAAATTTTATATAATGTTCCCATACGAACTGGATGTGATTTAATTCCAGAAACAGTCATTAAATTATCTCAGTTACATAATATTATAGGAATAAAAGAAGCTACGGGTGATTTATCCAGAGTACAAAAAATAAAAACTTTAGTAAATGAAAAATTTCTACTTATTAGCGGTGATGATGCTACAGCATTAGACTTTGTACAGTTAGGAGGTCAAGGGGTTATATCAGTTACTGCTAATATAGCAGCGAAAGAAATGACTAAAATATATAATTTAGCTTTAAAAAAAGATTTTACATCAGCTAGGTTACTAAACAACTATTTAATGTTACTACATCGTAGTTTATTTAAAGAACCAAATCCTATTCCAGTAAAATGGCTAGCAAAAAAAATAGGCCTAATTAAAACAGATACTTTGCGTTTACCACTAACTCCTATTTCAAAACAAACCAGTCTAATTCTTGAAGCAGCTTTAAAGTTTTCTAATATTAGTACATATAAAAAATTTTTCATGAATTCAAAAAAGTAA
- the rsmI gene encoding 16S rRNA (cytidine(1402)-2'-O)-methyltransferase → MNANNISITKKGTLYIVPTPIGNLTDITYRALSILKIVDVIAAENINHTKILTRTYKILKNITSINKHNEKNKSKKLIIELKNGKNVALVSNAGTPTINDPGYVLINYCYQFKIKIIPLPGPCAAITALSASGFQIKRFCYEGFLPSKSTKRRKLLHDLKEETRTIIFYETPHRIISSINDIVQELGPNRYIMLAKELTKTWESIHRDTSSNILSQLKNNSFKIKGEMIIIISSVKIKKSYFLPEVALKTLQMLKLHLPLKKAITITAKLYNISKNLLYDHALTK, encoded by the coding sequence ATGAATGCAAATAATATATCAATTACAAAAAAAGGTACGTTATACATTGTACCTACTCCTATCGGAAATTTAACCGATATTACTTATCGAGCATTATCAATATTAAAAATAGTAGATGTAATTGCAGCAGAAAATATAAACCATACTAAAATATTAACCAGAACTTACAAAATTCTTAAAAATATTACCTCTATTAATAAACATAACGAAAAAAATAAAAGTAAAAAACTTATTATAGAACTCAAAAATGGAAAAAATGTTGCGTTAGTATCCAATGCTGGAACACCAACAATTAATGATCCCGGGTATGTTTTAATCAACTATTGCTACCAATTTAAAATAAAAATCATTCCTCTTCCAGGTCCATGTGCAGCTATTACAGCTCTAAGTGCTTCAGGATTTCAAATCAAAAGATTTTGTTATGAAGGTTTTCTTCCATCTAAAAGCACAAAAAGACGTAAATTATTACATGATTTGAAAGAAGAAACACGAACCATTATATTTTATGAAACTCCTCACCGAATAATTTCAAGTATAAACGACATAGTACAAGAATTAGGACCTAATCGATATATAATGCTAGCAAAAGAACTCACTAAAACATGGGAATCAATACATAGAGATACGTCATCAAACATATTATCGCAATTAAAAAATAATAGTTTTAAAATAAAAGGAGAAATGATAATAATCATATCAAGCGTTAAGATTAAAAAATCTTATTTTTTACCTGAAGTAGCATTAAAAACTTTACAAATGTTAAAACTACATTTACCATTAAAAAAAGCTATAACAATAACAGCAAAATTATATAATATATCAAAAAATTTATTATATGATCATGCACTAACAAAATAG
- the ppa gene encoding inorganic diphosphatase, translating to MSFKNISPGKNVPYNINVIIEISSHSHPVKYEMNKKLGVLFVDRFIPTPMFYPCNYGFINKTLSCDGDPVDVLVHSPYPIIPNSVIPCRPIGMLRMLDESGEDNKILAVPNDDVCQEYSNITNIHHFSNILKTQIVHFFQHYKDLEKNKWVKIIEWTNKDVAYKTILSSLQ from the coding sequence ATGAGCTTTAAAAATATTTCTCCAGGTAAAAACGTTCCATATAACATAAATGTAATTATTGAAATTTCATCACATTCTCATCCAGTAAAATATGAAATGAACAAAAAATTAGGAGTTTTATTTGTAGATAGGTTTATACCTACTCCCATGTTTTATCCTTGTAATTACGGATTCATTAATAAAACTTTATCTTGTGATGGAGATCCTGTAGATGTGTTAGTACATTCCCCATATCCTATTATTCCAAATTCAGTAATACCATGTAGACCAATAGGGATGTTACGTATGTTAGATGAATCTGGAGAAGATAATAAAATTTTAGCTGTTCCTAACGATGACGTTTGTCAAGAATACTCAAATATAACAAACATCCATCACTTTTCCAATATATTAAAAACACAAATTGTGCACTTTTTTCAACATTACAAGGATTTAGAAAAAAATAAATGGGTAAAAATAATTGAATGGACAAATAAAGATGTTGCTTATAAAACAATCTTATCTTCTTTACAATAA
- a CDS encoding beta-ketoacyl synthase N-terminal-like domain-containing protein: protein MKRVVITGLGIISSIGNNKQEVLNSLLYTKSGISFSEEMKQFGMRSHVCGNVKLDVSQCISRKTMRFMNNASIYSYLSMKEAIKDANLTTEMYQNNSRVGVIVGSSSGSPKCQVNGVNAIKKRGLKSISPYVVIQSMTSNISACLGTAFKIYGINYSISSACSSSAHCIGNAIELIQLGKQDVIFAGGGEEISQELACTFDAMGALSTNYNSDPTASSRVFDFYRDGFVISGGAGIVVIEELNYALSRSARIYAEIIGYGTSSDGFNMVIPSGDGAIRCMNLATKTIDKSSIDYLNAHGTSTKIGDLVELNAIRKVFSSTNIPIVSSTKSITGHALGASGVQEIIYSLLMLEHSFLVPSINIIRLDPVAKNCNILTVILKKQVSVIMSNSFGFGGTNVSLVIKKFY from the coding sequence GTGAAAAGAGTAGTAATTACTGGATTAGGGATTATTTCCAGTATTGGAAATAACAAACAAGAAGTATTAAATTCATTATTGTATACTAAATCAGGTATTTCTTTTTCAGAAGAAATGAAACAATTTGGAATGAGAAGTCATGTATGTGGTAACGTTAAGTTGGACGTTTCGCAATGTATCAGTCGTAAGACTATGAGATTTATGAATAATGCATCTATTTATTCGTACTTATCCATGAAAGAAGCTATCAAAGACGCTAATTTAACTACTGAAATGTATCAAAATAATTCTAGAGTTGGGGTAATTGTTGGTTCTAGTTCGGGATCACCAAAATGTCAAGTAAACGGTGTAAATGCTATAAAAAAAAGAGGATTAAAATCTATTAGTCCTTATGTAGTAATACAATCTATGACTTCTAACATATCTGCTTGTTTGGGTACTGCATTTAAAATATATGGTATTAATTATTCTATTAGTTCAGCATGCTCTAGTTCAGCACATTGTATAGGAAATGCAATAGAACTAATACAATTAGGTAAACAAGATGTTATATTTGCTGGCGGAGGTGAAGAGATTAGTCAAGAATTAGCTTGCACATTTGATGCAATGGGAGCATTGTCAACGAATTATAATTCAGATCCTACTGCATCGTCTAGAGTATTTGATTTCTATCGTGATGGATTTGTTATTTCAGGAGGAGCAGGAATAGTGGTTATAGAAGAATTAAATTATGCATTATCTAGGTCAGCTCGTATATATGCTGAAATTATTGGATATGGTACATCTTCTGATGGTTTTAATATGGTCATTCCATCCGGAGACGGAGCTATTAGGTGTATGAATTTAGCTACAAAAACAATAGATAAAAGTTCTATTGATTATTTAAACGCTCATGGTACATCCACTAAAATAGGTGATTTAGTAGAATTAAATGCTATTCGAAAAGTGTTTAGTAGTACTAATATTCCAATTGTTTCATCAACTAAATCTATTACTGGGCATGCATTAGGCGCGTCAGGAGTACAAGAAATAATTTATAGTTTATTGATGTTAGAGCATAGTTTTCTTGTTCCTAGCATTAATATTATTCGATTAGATCCTGTAGCAAAAAATTGTAATATTTTGACTGTGATTTTAAAGAAACAAGTATCTGTTATTATGTCAAATAGTTTCGGATTTGGAGGAACTAACGTTTCCTTAGTTATAAAAAAATTTTATTAA
- the aroC gene encoding chorismate synthase, whose amino-acid sequence MAGNTIGKLFRVTTFGESHGLSLGCIIDGMPPGIEIIESDLQKELNRRRPGQSKYTTQRCELDHIKILSGTFKGITTGTSIGLMIQNTDQRPNDYKNIQTLFRPGHADYTYQKKYGIRDPRGGGRSSARETTMRVAAGAIAKKYLHLNYGILIHGYLEQIGNIICKLTSWDEVEKNPFFCPDITKFQEIDKLIRSLKKEGDSIGAKIVIIAENVPVGLGEPVFDRLDADLAHGLMSINAVKGVEIGDGFSVINQKGSQHRDEMNKNGFMSNHSGGILGGISNGEDIIAKIALKPTSSIRKKGQTIDHNGKEEKIVTAGRHDPCVGLRAVPIAESMIAITIMDHVLRYRAQCMKQK is encoded by the coding sequence ATGGCTGGAAATACTATCGGAAAATTATTTAGAGTTACAACATTTGGTGAATCTCACGGATTATCATTAGGATGTATTATTGATGGAATGCCACCAGGAATTGAAATTATAGAGTCAGATTTACAAAAAGAACTAAATAGAAGACGACCAGGACAATCTAAATATACTACTCAAAGATGCGAACTAGATCATATTAAGATATTATCTGGAACTTTTAAAGGAATTACAACAGGAACCAGTATTGGATTAATGATACAAAACACAGACCAAAGACCAAACGATTATAAAAATATACAAACTTTATTTAGACCAGGACATGCAGATTATACCTATCAAAAAAAATATGGAATTCGAGACCCTCGTGGGGGGGGAAGATCATCTGCTAGAGAAACAACTATGCGAGTTGCTGCAGGCGCTATAGCTAAAAAATATCTCCATTTGAATTATGGAATTTTAATTCATGGATATCTAGAACAAATAGGAAATATCATTTGTAAACTTACATCATGGGATGAAGTTGAAAAAAATCCATTTTTTTGTCCAGACATAACAAAATTTCAAGAAATAGATAAGCTAATAAGAAGTCTTAAAAAAGAAGGTGATTCTATCGGAGCTAAAATTGTGATAATAGCTGAAAACGTTCCTGTAGGATTAGGAGAACCTGTATTTGATCGATTAGATGCCGATTTAGCACATGGATTAATGAGCATCAATGCTGTTAAAGGAGTAGAAATTGGAGATGGATTTTCAGTAATTAATCAAAAAGGAAGTCAACATCGAGATGAAATGAACAAAAATGGATTTATGAGTAATCATTCAGGCGGAATATTAGGTGGAATTAGCAATGGAGAAGACATCATTGCAAAAATAGCACTCAAACCAACCTCCAGCATAAGAAAAAAAGGTCAAACTATTGATCATAACGGAAAAGAAGAAAAAATTGTAACTGCAGGAAGACATGACCCTTGCGTTGGGTTAAGAGCTGTTCCGATAGCAGAGTCTATGATAGCTATCACAATTATGGATCATGTACTAAGATATCGTGCGCAATGCATGAAACAAAAATAA
- the dapE gene encoding succinyl-diaminopimelate desuccinylase: protein MICPIVSLAKQLIAIPSISPMDLGCQKIISHRLINAGFSVEHMNCNGTYNIWAYRGEGTTLAFSGHTDVVPSGNNKNWKFPPFVPTIYNECLFGRGAADMKGALAAMIVAVETFVKKYPNHTGRLAFLITSDEESKAIYGTKKIVENLLSRQEKIEYCLIGEPSSVVLLGDVIKNGRRGSLTAHLHIYGKQGHIAYPHLANNPIHNVLSFLNNLVSIKWDCGNSFFPPSSLQIYEIKSGANSDNVIPEQLSLKFNLRFGSVLTIDDFKSKVEKLLCEANLKYSIQWKLSGEPFVTKSGLLIDVTTDVIQHLCRITPKLLTTGGTSDGRFISKMGSQILELGLTNETIHQLNEHIKISDLQLLSDIYKNIIKRLLLDI, encoded by the coding sequence ATGATTTGTCCTATAGTTAGTTTAGCTAAACAACTTATTGCCATTCCTTCTATTAGTCCTATGGATTTGGGGTGTCAAAAAATAATATCTCATAGATTAATTAATGCAGGATTTTCTGTTGAGCATATGAACTGTAATGGTACATATAATATTTGGGCTTATAGAGGAGAGGGTACTACGTTAGCTTTTTCTGGACATACAGACGTTGTTCCTAGTGGAAACAATAAAAATTGGAAATTTCCTCCCTTTGTTCCTACTATTTATAATGAATGTTTATTTGGTCGTGGTGCTGCCGATATGAAAGGAGCGTTAGCAGCTATGATTGTTGCTGTTGAAACATTTGTTAAAAAATATCCAAACCATACTGGAAGATTAGCTTTTTTAATTACTTCCGATGAAGAATCTAAAGCAATATATGGTACTAAAAAAATAGTTGAAAATTTACTCTCTAGACAAGAAAAAATAGAATATTGTTTAATAGGAGAGCCATCTAGCGTTGTATTATTGGGAGACGTGATTAAAAATGGTCGACGTGGTTCTTTAACTGCACATTTACATATTTATGGAAAGCAAGGACATATTGCATATCCTCATCTAGCGAATAATCCTATTCATAATGTTTTATCTTTTTTAAATAATTTAGTATCTATTAAGTGGGATTGTGGGAATAGTTTTTTCCCGCCAAGTAGTTTACAAATTTATGAAATTAAGTCTGGTGCCAATAGTGATAATGTAATACCAGAACAGTTATCATTAAAATTTAATTTGCGTTTTGGTAGTGTACTTACTATAGATGACTTTAAAAGTAAAGTTGAAAAATTGTTATGTGAGGCTAATTTAAAATATAGTATACAATGGAAGTTGTCTGGAGAACCTTTTGTTACCAAGTCAGGATTATTAATAGATGTAACAACTGATGTAATTCAACATTTATGTAGAATTACTCCAAAATTGTTAACTACTGGCGGTACATCTGATGGACGTTTTATTTCCAAAATGGGATCTCAAATATTAGAGTTAGGACTAACTAATGAAACTATACATCAATTAAATGAACATATCAAAATTTCAGATTTACAATTGTTAAGTGATATATATAAGAACATTATTAAAAGATTATTGTTAGACATTTGA
- the pmbA gene encoding metalloprotease PmbA: MKVENDFILKEKKFKNVIEYILGVVKTFSATSEVLIVHNSGINIGVRNRKIDYVKFNNNNFLTMTVYKNRKKSTVFSTDFSITAVNKIINLAMDIINYTSEDVSSGLPDANLLAIGNLKNLDLYHYWHWDVRHAINLVLIAEQEAFKIDKRIVNTEGSNFDGCMSMKVFGNSHGMLESYHTTLYSMSSCMIAKENSDMQRDVSYTISRDINDLLSPQCVGATSSKKAVSRLGSKKISSIKSSVILSSELSLEFFSYLAKAINGNNVYKKSTFLLNSLGKQIFPSWLSIQENPYINKGLGSKCFDLEGVRTSSKMIIKNGILQTWLLDNYSAKKMNLISTANCGGIHNWLILGASNMNLNELLVLMNKGILITELLGNGLNLITGDYSCGAVGHLIEHGAVKHPVHEITISGNLKDMFKNIISIGNDIDTRHKILSGSILLSSLQISGL; encoded by the coding sequence ATGAAAGTAGAAAACGATTTTATATTAAAAGAAAAAAAATTTAAAAATGTAATTGAATATATACTTGGTGTGGTTAAAACTTTTTCAGCTACTTCTGAAGTCTTAATTGTGCATAATTCAGGAATTAATATTGGAGTAAGAAATAGAAAAATTGATTATGTTAAATTTAATAATAACAATTTTTTAACGATGACTGTTTACAAAAATCGAAAAAAAAGTACAGTATTTTCTACTGATTTTAGCATTACTGCAGTAAACAAAATAATAAATTTAGCAATGGATATTATAAATTATACTTCTGAGGATGTATCATCTGGTTTACCTGATGCAAATTTATTAGCCATTGGAAATTTAAAAAATCTTGATTTATATCATTATTGGCATTGGGACGTAAGACATGCTATTAATTTAGTATTAATAGCAGAGCAAGAAGCTTTTAAAATAGATAAAAGAATTGTTAATACAGAGGGATCTAATTTTGATGGTTGTATGAGCATGAAAGTTTTTGGAAATAGTCATGGCATGTTAGAAAGTTATCATACTACTCTATATTCTATGTCTAGTTGTATGATTGCTAAAGAAAATAGTGATATGCAAAGAGATGTGTCATATACAATTTCTAGAGATATTAATGATTTACTTTCTCCGCAATGTGTGGGTGCAACTAGTTCTAAAAAAGCTGTATCTAGGTTAGGTTCCAAAAAAATTTCTTCTATAAAAAGTTCAGTGATTCTTTCCTCAGAATTATCTTTAGAATTTTTTTCTTATTTAGCTAAAGCTATAAATGGTAATAATGTATATAAAAAGTCGACATTTTTATTGAACAGTTTAGGAAAACAAATTTTTCCTAGTTGGCTTAGTATTCAAGAGAATCCTTATATAAATAAAGGTTTAGGATCGAAATGCTTTGATTTAGAAGGTGTTCGTACATCATCAAAGATGATAATAAAAAATGGTATATTGCAAACATGGTTATTAGATAATTATTCAGCTAAAAAAATGAATTTAATAAGTACGGCTAATTGTGGTGGTATTCATAATTGGCTGATATTAGGTGCCTCAAATATGAATTTGAATGAATTATTAGTGTTAATGAATAAAGGTATACTAATAACAGAATTATTAGGTAACGGTTTAAATTTAATTACAGGAGATTATTCATGTGGAGCTGTAGGACATTTGATAGAACATGGAGCAGTCAAACATCCTGTACATGAAATTACAATTTCTGGTAATTTAAAAGATATGTTTAAAAATATTATATCTATAGGAAATGACATTGATACAAGGCATAAAATATTATCGGGATCAATTTTATTATCTTCTCTTCAAATTTCTGGTTTATAA
- the rpmG gene encoding 50S ribosomal protein L33, giving the protein MAKSARNKIKLISSGSKHYYTTTKNKKTKNQKLELKKYDPTIRKHILYKEGKIK; this is encoded by the coding sequence ATGGCAAAAAGCGCTAGAAATAAAATAAAATTAATTTCTTCAGGAAGTAAACATTACTATACTACAACTAAAAATAAAAAAACTAAGAATCAAAAATTAGAATTAAAGAAATATGACCCAACTATCCGAAAACACATATTATATAAAGAAGGAAAAATTAAATAA
- the tal gene encoding transaldolase encodes MNQLELLKQYSKIVVDSGDMKLIKKYLPEDTTTNPSLILKVITLPEYEYIIVHSINYAKKKGGTYQDQLLNAVDKVSVMLGQEILGVISGKVSIEIDARLSFNTDLCIKQSEKIISMYEEEGISKSRILIKLAATWECIKAAEELKNLDINCNLTLLFSFAQARACAEAKVFLISPFVGRIYDWYQSKSLIKEYSGYNDPGVISVRKIYDYYKSHGYRTIIMGASFRNIQQILALSGCDYLTISPVLLRQLQSQNDNFLRQLNVPNVVNKPVSVLSKSDFLWMHNQDAMAVEKLSEGICQFGRDQIELERIIKSKM; translated from the coding sequence TTGAATCAGTTAGAATTATTAAAACAGTATAGTAAAATTGTAGTAGATAGTGGAGACATGAAGTTGATAAAGAAATATCTTCCTGAAGATACTACTACTAATCCTTCTCTTATTTTAAAAGTAATTACTTTACCTGAATACGAATATATTATTGTTCATTCTATTAATTATGCTAAAAAAAAAGGAGGTACATATCAAGATCAGTTACTCAATGCTGTTGACAAAGTGTCGGTTATGTTAGGTCAAGAAATTTTAGGAGTGATTTCTGGAAAAGTATCTATTGAAATTGATGCGAGATTATCATTTAATACTGATTTGTGCATTAAACAATCGGAAAAGATAATTTCTATGTATGAAGAAGAAGGAATTAGTAAATCTAGAATATTGATTAAATTAGCAGCTACCTGGGAATGCATTAAGGCTGCGGAAGAATTGAAAAATCTTGATATTAATTGTAATTTAACATTACTATTTTCTTTTGCGCAAGCAAGAGCTTGTGCTGAAGCAAAAGTTTTTTTAATTTCTCCATTTGTTGGTCGAATTTATGATTGGTATCAATCTAAATCATTGATAAAAGAGTATTCAGGTTATAATGATCCTGGGGTTATTTCAGTTCGTAAAATATATGATTATTATAAAAGTCATGGATATAGAACGATTATTATGGGAGCAAGTTTTAGAAATATTCAACAAATTTTAGCATTATCTGGATGCGACTATTTAACTATTTCTCCTGTTTTATTACGACAGTTACAATCACAAAATGATAACTTTTTAAGACAACTGAATGTTCCAAATGTTGTAAATAAACCCGTTAGTGTTTTATCTAAGAGTGACTTTTTATGGATGCATAATCAAGATGCTATGGCTGTAGAAAAGTTATCTGAGGGCATATGTCAATTTGGAAGAGATCAAATTGAATTAGAAAGAATAATTAAAAGTAAGATGTAA
- the rpmB gene encoding 50S ribosomal protein L28 translates to MSKMCQITKKKPITGNYRSHAMNATKRRFLPNLHLHKFWNIKTNKFISLKVSAKGMRCMDKIGLDKILEKQLLLKNREFKYGKKR, encoded by the coding sequence ATGTCAAAAATGTGCCAAATAACTAAAAAAAAACCTATTACGGGAAATTACAGATCTCATGCTATGAATGCTACTAAAAGAAGATTTCTTCCAAATTTACACTTACACAAATTTTGGAATATCAAAACAAATAAATTTATATCATTAAAAGTATCTGCAAAAGGAATGAGATGTATGGACAAAATTGGACTAGATAAAATTCTAGAAAAACAACTATTATTAAAAAACAGAGAATTCAAATATGGCAAAAAGCGCTAG